A genomic stretch from Bosea sp. F3-2 includes:
- a CDS encoding HlyD family efflux transporter periplasmic adaptor subunit, producing MRFCRVAFAAALVTSTSLLSPPPVQAQSRLKALIERLRGDTMPEGIVKTNGRIEATQVDVSSKYAGRLAEVTVKEGDEVTAGQVIARISSPEYEAQLRAAQAQVLRARQALAEAEALIAQRKSDQILARTDAERGKELVAKGYLSKQVDDQRSAKADAADAALRAAQAQRDQAQFAIHASEADAEQIKAILVDLVLLAPRSGRVQYQLARTGEVVSAGTRVITILDLSDVYMTIYLPAAQAGQLALGDEARIILDPVPQYVIPATVSFVAADAQFTPKAVETAEEREKLVFRAKLQVDKDLLAKYHRQVKTGVRGLGFVRTSPSAKWPDSLAVKLP from the coding sequence ATGCGCTTCTGTCGCGTAGCCTTTGCTGCTGCCCTCGTTACGTCTACGTCCCTGCTTTCCCCGCCCCCGGTGCAGGCGCAGTCGCGGCTGAAGGCGCTGATCGAAAGACTGCGCGGCGACACGATGCCGGAAGGGATCGTCAAGACCAACGGGCGCATCGAGGCGACGCAGGTCGATGTGTCCTCGAAATATGCCGGCCGCCTGGCGGAGGTCACGGTCAAGGAAGGCGACGAGGTCACGGCCGGCCAGGTCATCGCCCGCATTTCCTCGCCCGAATACGAGGCGCAGTTGCGGGCCGCGCAGGCGCAGGTGCTACGAGCCCGCCAGGCGCTCGCCGAGGCCGAAGCGCTCATCGCCCAGCGCAAGAGCGACCAGATCCTCGCCCGCACCGACGCCGAGCGCGGCAAGGAACTGGTGGCAAAAGGCTATCTCAGCAAGCAGGTCGACGACCAGCGCTCGGCCAAGGCCGACGCGGCCGATGCCGCCCTACGGGCCGCACAGGCGCAGCGCGACCAGGCCCAGTTCGCGATCCATGCCTCCGAGGCCGATGCCGAGCAGATCAAGGCGATCCTGGTCGACCTCGTGCTCCTCGCGCCGCGCAGCGGGCGCGTCCAGTACCAGCTTGCGCGTACGGGCGAGGTGGTCTCGGCCGGCACCCGCGTCATCACCATTCTCGACCTGTCGGACGTCTACATGACGATCTACCTGCCGGCCGCGCAGGCGGGGCAGCTCGCGCTGGGCGACGAGGCCCGCATCATTCTCGATCCCGTGCCGCAATACGTCATTCCCGCGACGGTCAGCTTCGTCGCCGCCGATGCGCAGTTCACGCCCAAGGCCGTCGAAACCGCCGAGGAGCGCGAGAAGCTGGTCTTCCGCGCCAAGCTCCAGGTCGATAAGGATCTGCTCGCCAAATACCATCGGCAGGTGAAGACCGGCGTGCGTGGCCTCGGCTTCGTTCGCACCTCTCCCTCCGCGAAATGGCCTGACTCGCTCGCCGTGAAGCTGCCATGA
- a CDS encoding GntR family transcriptional regulator — translation MTSPPVLTGASAAGRVEAELRRAIIALELPPGTRLSEQEIALKYGVSRQPVREALIALAKTRLVDVQPQRGTVVVKFSVRKMMEARFVREAVEVAIVRQACQSFAAQSRQRIADLLEMQDKAASRNDHAAFQRYDELFHVELTEGVGMPLAWEAIRDIKAHMDRVCQLTLPGPDAMLPLIEQHRRIMAAIDAGDAAAAEAAMRHHLTEILRALPKTEAAHPDLFE, via the coding sequence TTGACGTCACCCCCCGTTCTCACGGGCGCTTCGGCGGCCGGACGTGTCGAAGCCGAGCTGCGCCGGGCGATCATCGCGCTCGAGCTGCCGCCTGGCACGCGCCTGTCGGAGCAGGAGATCGCGCTGAAATACGGCGTCTCGCGCCAGCCGGTGCGCGAGGCGCTGATCGCGCTTGCCAAGACCCGGCTCGTCGACGTGCAGCCGCAGCGCGGCACGGTCGTGGTTAAGTTCTCCGTCCGCAAGATGATGGAGGCGCGCTTCGTGCGCGAGGCGGTCGAGGTCGCGATCGTCCGGCAGGCCTGCCAGTCCTTCGCCGCCCAGAGCCGCCAGCGGATCGCCGATCTTCTGGAGATGCAGGACAAGGCCGCGTCACGGAACGACCATGCCGCCTTCCAGCGTTATGACGAGCTCTTCCATGTCGAGCTGACGGAAGGTGTCGGCATGCCGCTCGCCTGGGAGGCGATCCGGGACATCAAGGCGCATATGGACCGGGTCTGCCAGCTGACCTTGCCGGGGCCGGATGCGATGCTGCCGCTGATCGAGCAGCATCGACGCATCATGGCCGCGATCGATGCAGGCGATGCCGCGGCGGCCGAGGCCGCCATGCGCCATCATCTCACCGAGATCTTGCGCGCTCTGCCGAAGACGGAAGCCGCTCACCCCGATTTGTTCGAGTAG
- a CDS encoding TRAP transporter substrate-binding protein, producing MTARRSFLACTAALAFSAAAATSALAQSVTLRSADIHPTDYPTVEAVRYMSKLLEERTQGRVKINVFHSAQLGQEKDTIDQTRFGVIDINRINMAPFNNLIPATNIPSLPFIFRSVDHMRKSMDGPIGDNLLKEFEKHDLIGLALYDSGSRSFYNSKRPINSPADMKGMKIRVQQSDMFVALVSALGANATPMPFGEVYSALQTGVIDGAENNWPSYESTRHFEVSKFYSVTEHSLSPEALVMSKKSFDKFNAADQAQIKAAAKESVLKMRELWDAREKASEAKVKAGGAQINTVEKKPFIDAMKPVYDKFVTDAKLKDMVAAIQAVN from the coding sequence ATGACCGCACGCCGCAGTTTCCTTGCCTGTACCGCCGCGCTGGCCTTCTCGGCCGCTGCGGCAACCTCCGCCCTCGCCCAGAGCGTGACGCTGCGCTCGGCCGACATCCATCCCACCGACTACCCGACAGTGGAAGCGGTCCGCTACATGAGCAAGCTGCTCGAAGAGCGCACCCAGGGCCGCGTCAAGATCAACGTGTTCCACTCGGCCCAGCTCGGCCAGGAGAAGGACACGATCGACCAGACCCGCTTCGGCGTCATCGACATCAACCGCATCAACATGGCGCCGTTCAACAACCTGATTCCGGCGACCAACATCCCGTCCCTGCCCTTCATCTTCCGCTCCGTCGATCACATGCGGAAGTCCATGGACGGGCCGATCGGCGACAACCTCTTGAAGGAATTCGAGAAGCACGACCTGATCGGCCTCGCGCTCTACGATTCCGGCTCGCGCTCCTTCTATAATTCGAAGCGCCCCATCAACAGCCCTGCCGACATGAAGGGCATGAAGATCCGCGTCCAGCAGTCCGACATGTTCGTCGCGCTGGTCTCGGCGCTCGGCGCCAACGCCACGCCGATGCCCTTCGGCGAGGTCTATTCGGCGCTCCAGACCGGCGTCATCGACGGCGCCGAGAACAACTGGCCGTCCTATGAATCGACCCGCCACTTCGAGGTCTCCAAGTTCTACTCGGTGACCGAGCACTCGCTCTCGCCGGAGGCGCTGGTGATGTCGAAGAAGAGCTTCGACAAGTTCAACGCGGCCGATCAGGCGCAGATCAAGGCTGCGGCCAAGGAATCGGTCCTGAAGATGCGCGAGCTCTGGGATGCGCGCGAGAAGGCATCCGAGGCCAAGGTCAAGGCCGGCGGCGCCCAGATCAACACGGTGGAAAAGAAGCCCTTCATCGACGCGATGAAGCCGGTCTACGACAAGTTCGTCACGGACGCGAAGCTCAAGGACATGGTCGCCGCGATCCAGGCGGTGAACTGA
- a CDS encoding TRAP transporter small permease, whose product MHAFTLALSRLSARLTLIVLALAGLGILLMTALIAWGVFGRFILNDTPTWVEAGSLLLMAWFIFLGAAVGVRESDHLGFEGLLAFIPRRLEAALVVFTQILILGFGIAMVIYGLQLVEKGWSDRIPLIGIAKSWDYVPLVIGGVLITFFSVERLLLIATGVPRVPLRIKAERAGGGEL is encoded by the coding sequence ATGCACGCCTTCACTCTCGCGCTGTCGCGCCTGTCGGCGCGATTGACGCTCATCGTCCTCGCTCTCGCCGGGCTCGGCATCCTGCTCATGACCGCGCTGATCGCCTGGGGCGTGTTCGGTCGCTTCATCCTCAATGACACCCCGACCTGGGTCGAGGCCGGGTCCCTGCTGCTGATGGCCTGGTTCATCTTTCTCGGCGCCGCCGTTGGCGTGCGCGAAAGCGACCATCTCGGCTTCGAGGGGCTGCTGGCCTTCATCCCCCGGCGGCTCGAGGCGGCGCTCGTGGTGTTCACGCAGATCCTCATTCTCGGCTTCGGCATCGCCATGGTCATCTACGGCCTGCAACTGGTCGAGAAGGGCTGGTCCGACCGCATCCCACTGATCGGCATCGCCAAATCCTGGGACTATGTCCCGCTCGTCATCGGCGGTGTGCTGATTACCTTCTTCAGCGTCGAGCGCCTGTTGCTGATCGCAACCGGCGTTCCGCGCGTCCCGTTGCGCATCAAGGCCGAGCGGGCCGGCGGCGGAGAGCTCTGA
- a CDS encoding TRAP transporter large permease translates to MEIWVLFGVFSALLLIGAPVAFCLGLSSLATVLYMGIPPVVVFQQINSQISVFSLMAIPFFIFSGDLMIRGGIAERIIAFAASLVGHLRGGLGQVNVVACTLFGGISGSAVADASAIGGIMIPQMVKRGYAADYAVNVTANAAIIALMLPPSHNMILYSLAAGSGISIADLFTAGIVPGILLAASLMATAWFVAAKRGYPAGVFPGLTGVLHHFVVAIPGLMLIVIIFGGVRSGIFTATESSCIAVCYALLITVLVYRQLDWTNFVNALLGAVRTTSMVLLIIGTAGAFGWLMAFLQVPQATINAMKAISDNPLIILLLINIILLVLGTFMDMAPMIIICTPMFLPVVKAIGMDPIHFGVVLILNAGIGLNTPPVGSVQFVACAVGKITIMESMRSIWPFYGASVAVLLLVTYMPGLSLWLPRLFH, encoded by the coding sequence ATGGAAATCTGGGTTCTCTTCGGCGTCTTCTCGGCGCTGCTGCTGATAGGCGCTCCGGTCGCCTTCTGCCTCGGGCTCTCCTCGCTGGCGACCGTGCTCTACATGGGCATCCCGCCCGTCGTCGTCTTCCAGCAGATCAACTCGCAGATCAGCGTATTCTCACTGATGGCGATCCCCTTCTTCATCTTCTCGGGCGACCTGATGATCCGCGGCGGCATCGCCGAGCGCATCATCGCCTTCGCCGCCTCGCTGGTCGGGCATCTGCGCGGCGGCCTCGGGCAGGTCAACGTCGTCGCCTGCACGCTGTTCGGCGGCATCTCCGGTTCGGCAGTCGCCGATGCCTCGGCGATCGGCGGCATCATGATCCCGCAGATGGTCAAGCGCGGCTACGCCGCCGACTATGCCGTCAACGTCACCGCGAACGCCGCCATCATCGCGCTGATGCTGCCGCCGTCGCACAACATGATCCTCTACTCGCTCGCGGCCGGCAGCGGCATCTCGATCGCCGACCTGTTCACGGCCGGCATCGTGCCGGGCATCCTGCTCGCGGCCTCGCTGATGGCGACCGCCTGGTTCGTCGCGGCCAAGCGCGGCTATCCCGCCGGGGTCTTCCCGGGGCTTACGGGAGTGCTGCACCATTTCGTCGTTGCCATTCCCGGCCTGATGCTGATCGTCATCATCTTCGGCGGCGTGCGCTCGGGCATCTTCACCGCGACGGAGTCCTCCTGCATCGCCGTCTGCTACGCGCTGCTGATCACCGTGCTCGTCTATCGCCAGCTCGACTGGACCAATTTCGTGAACGCCTTGCTCGGCGCGGTCCGGACCACCTCGATGGTGCTGCTGATCATCGGCACCGCCGGCGCCTTCGGCTGGCTGATGGCCTTCCTGCAGGTTCCGCAGGCGACCATCAACGCGATGAAGGCGATCTCGGACAATCCGCTGATCATTCTGCTGCTGATCAACATCATCCTGCTGGTGCTCGGCACCTTCATGGACATGGCGCCGATGATCATCATCTGCACGCCGATGTTCCTACCCGTGGTGAAGGCGATCGGCATGGATCCGATCCATTTCGGCGTGGTATTGATCCTCAACGCTGGCATCGGCCTCAACACGCCGCCGGTCGGCTCGGTGCAGTTCGTCGCCTGCGCCGTCGGCAAGATCACCATCATGGAGTCGATGCGCTCAATCTGGCCCTTCTACGGTGCCAGCGTCGCCGTGCTCCTGCTCGTCACCTACATGCCCGGCCTGTCGCTCTGGCTGCCGCGCCTGTTCCACTGA
- the kduI gene encoding 5-dehydro-4-deoxy-D-glucuronate isomerase, producing MTIEIRQVSHPEAVKGFDTAELRRHFLIETLFVPGEVKLTYSHLDRVIVGGAMPTGKPVVLPTPKAVGTDAFLKRRELGIVNVGGPGKVAVGGKDHALAKRDALYVGKEAGEVSFASDDAGNPAKFYLLSTPAHAVHPTRRITAADAKTIALGEQATANKRVIRQYIIPGVCDTCQLVMGVTTLEEGSIWNTMPSHVHDRRCEIYLYFDLPDDARVFHLMGEPQETRHLVVANEQAILSPGWSIHSGVGTRAYSFIWGMGGDNVDYTDMDMVATGDLR from the coding sequence ATGACCATCGAGATTCGCCAGGTTTCACACCCTGAGGCCGTCAAGGGCTTCGATACGGCAGAGCTGCGGCGCCACTTCCTGATCGAGACGCTGTTCGTTCCCGGCGAGGTCAAGCTGACCTACAGCCACCTCGACCGCGTCATCGTCGGCGGCGCCATGCCGACCGGCAAACCCGTGGTGCTGCCGACGCCGAAGGCGGTCGGCACCGACGCCTTCCTGAAGCGGCGCGAGCTCGGCATCGTCAATGTCGGCGGCCCCGGCAAGGTCGCGGTCGGCGGCAAGGACCATGCGCTCGCCAAGCGCGATGCGCTCTATGTCGGCAAGGAAGCCGGCGAGGTCTCCTTCGCCAGCGACGATGCCGGCAACCCCGCCAAGTTCTACCTGCTCTCGACGCCGGCCCATGCCGTGCATCCGACCAGGCGGATCACCGCGGCCGACGCCAAGACCATCGCGCTCGGCGAGCAGGCGACCGCCAACAAGCGCGTCATCCGCCAGTACATCATCCCCGGCGTCTGCGACACCTGCCAGCTGGTGATGGGCGTGACCACGCTGGAAGAAGGCAGCATCTGGAACACCATGCCCTCCCACGTCCATGACCGGCGCTGCGAGATCTATCTCTATTTCGACCTGCCCGACGACGCCCGCGTCTTCCACCTGATGGGCGAGCCGCAGGAGACCCGCCACCTCGTCGTCGCCAATGAGCAGGCGATCCTCTCGCCCGGCTGGTCGATCCATTCCGGCGTGGGCACCCGCGCCTATTCCTTCATCTGGGGCATGGGTGGCGACAATGTCGACTACACCGACATGGACATGGTCGCGACCGGCGATCTGCGCTGA
- the kduD gene encoding 2-dehydro-3-deoxy-D-gluconate 5-dehydrogenase KduD — MSASPTAFDLSGRTAIVTGANTGLGQAIAVALAHAGAGIVAVGRSSMAETKARVAETGRPFHEISADLATLEPIARIVEEAEAAAKTDGSRLDILVNNAGIIRRADAIDFTEADWDAVMDVNLKSTFFLTQGVAKRMLADGKGGKVINIASLLSFQGGIRIPSYTASKSGLAGLTRLLACEWAQHGINVNAIAPGYFVTNNTQALRADPERNAAILARIPAGHWGEPQELGGAAVFLASDAAAYIHGVVLPVDGGWLAR; from the coding sequence ATGAGTGCAAGCCCTACAGCCTTCGATTTGAGCGGCCGGACCGCGATCGTCACCGGGGCCAATACGGGCCTCGGCCAGGCGATCGCGGTCGCGCTCGCCCATGCGGGCGCCGGCATCGTCGCGGTCGGCCGCTCGAGCATGGCCGAGACGAAAGCCCGCGTCGCCGAGACCGGCCGGCCCTTCCATGAGATCAGCGCCGACCTCGCCACGCTGGAGCCGATCGCACGGATCGTCGAGGAGGCCGAGGCTGCGGCGAAGACCGATGGCTCGCGCCTCGATATCCTCGTCAACAATGCCGGCATCATCCGCCGGGCCGACGCCATCGACTTCACCGAGGCCGATTGGGACGCCGTGATGGACGTCAACCTGAAGTCGACCTTCTTCCTGACGCAGGGCGTGGCGAAGCGCATGCTTGCCGACGGCAAGGGCGGCAAGGTGATCAACATCGCCTCGCTGCTCTCCTTTCAGGGCGGCATACGCATCCCCTCCTACACGGCGTCGAAGAGCGGGCTTGCGGGGCTGACGCGTCTGCTCGCCTGCGAATGGGCTCAGCATGGCATCAACGTCAACGCCATCGCGCCCGGCTATTTCGTCACCAACAACACGCAGGCCCTGCGCGCCGACCCGGAGCGCAACGCCGCGATCCTGGCCCGCATCCCGGCGGGGCATTGGGGCGAGCCGCAGGAGCTCGGCGGGGCCGCCGTGTTCCTCGCCTCGGACGCCGCCGCCTACATCCATGGCGTTGTGCTGCCGGTCGATGGTGGCTGGCTCGCGCGCTGA
- a CDS encoding cupin domain-containing protein, translating into MDRKNEPFARDADLGWEPAGEGVTRKILTYRDEVMMVRVRFQAGAIGPAHSHPHIQCSLVESGVFDITISGRTERLRAGDSFTVPPDAIHGAVNVEAGTLVDVFTPMRQDFVS; encoded by the coding sequence ATGGATCGCAAGAACGAACCCTTCGCCCGCGACGCCGATCTCGGTTGGGAGCCGGCCGGCGAGGGCGTGACGCGCAAGATCCTGACCTATCGCGACGAGGTCATGATGGTCCGCGTGCGCTTCCAGGCCGGCGCGATCGGCCCCGCGCATAGCCATCCGCATATCCAGTGCTCGCTGGTCGAAAGCGGCGTCTTCGACATCACCATCTCCGGGCGCACCGAGCGCCTCAGGGCCGGCGACAGCTTCACCGTGCCGCCCGATGCGATCCACGGCGCCGTCAACGTGGAGGCCGGGACGCTCGTCGACGTCTTCACGCCGATGCGGCAGGACTTCGTTTCCTGA
- a CDS encoding metalloregulator ArsR/SmtB family transcription factor yields the protein MCLIATDHDQLFRTLADPTRRALFEWLCRDGEQTVGALTIRAGVSQPAVSKHLAVLKQAGLVRDRQEGRQAHYSAQPKALAPLIDWTSQMGGFWENRFDDLEDLLKRMDQ from the coding sequence ATGTGTTTGATAGCGACCGATCACGACCAGCTCTTCAGGACCCTCGCCGACCCCACGCGGCGGGCGTTGTTCGAATGGTTGTGCCGGGACGGCGAGCAGACCGTGGGCGCCCTGACGATCCGCGCCGGAGTCTCGCAGCCCGCCGTCTCGAAGCACCTCGCCGTGCTGAAGCAGGCCGGGCTGGTGCGGGATCGACAGGAAGGCCGCCAGGCGCATTACAGCGCGCAGCCGAAGGCGCTGGCGCCGCTGATCGACTGGACCAGCCAAATGGGCGGGTTCTGGGAGAACCGGTTCGACGACCTCGAAGATCTGCTCAAAAGGATGGACCAGTGA
- a CDS encoding SRPBCC domain-containing protein — MNEASAEIHSVIVEREFPHPPEKLWRALTQPHLIAEWLMKNDFKPVVGHRFDFSAEWGAVSCEVLEIEPARTLSYSWGDHELKTVVTWTLTPAGAGTALRMEQTGFRENQPRYFQGARAGWPRFLAALEELLARMG, encoded by the coding sequence GTGAACGAAGCATCCGCCGAAATCCACTCCGTCATCGTCGAGCGGGAGTTCCCGCATCCGCCGGAGAAGCTCTGGCGCGCCCTGACGCAGCCGCATCTGATCGCAGAGTGGCTGATGAAGAACGACTTCAAGCCGGTCGTCGGCCATCGCTTCGACTTCAGCGCCGAATGGGGCGCCGTCTCCTGCGAGGTGCTGGAGATCGAGCCGGCCAGAACCCTGTCCTATAGCTGGGGCGACCATGAGCTGAAGACGGTGGTGACCTGGACCTTGACCCCGGCCGGTGCGGGCACCGCGCTGCGCATGGAGCAGACGGGCTTCCGGGAGAACCAGCCACGTTATTTCCAGGGCGCCAGGGCCGGCTGGCCGCGCTTCCTCGCCGCACTGGAGGAATTGCTGGCGCGGATGGGCTGA
- a CDS encoding DUF1801 domain-containing protein — protein MMAHTATHAEKSPSELIDGRIRELGDWRGEMLARLRALIKQTVPDVVEEWKWRGVPVWYRDGMICTGETYKSAVKLTFAKGAALEDPSGLFNSSLDGNVRRAIDFHEGDAINEKALAELIRAAVALNAPKAKRAGRSG, from the coding sequence ATGATGGCCCATACCGCAACCCACGCGGAAAAATCGCCATCCGAACTGATCGACGGGCGAATCAGGGAGCTTGGCGACTGGCGCGGCGAGATGCTTGCCCGGCTTCGTGCCCTGATCAAACAGACCGTTCCCGATGTCGTCGAGGAATGGAAATGGCGCGGCGTGCCGGTCTGGTATCGCGACGGCATGATCTGCACCGGCGAAACCTACAAGAGCGCGGTCAAGCTGACCTTCGCCAAGGGTGCGGCGCTGGAAGACCCGTCCGGCCTGTTCAATTCCAGCCTGGACGGCAATGTTCGCCGCGCCATCGATTTCCACGAGGGCGATGCGATCAACGAAAAGGCCCTGGCCGAACTGATCCGCGCCGCCGTTGCACTGAACGCGCCGAAAGCGAAACGAGCCGGCCGCTCGGGCTGA
- a CDS encoding efflux RND transporter periplasmic adaptor subunit: MPVFSLRSKGRLRSGLLCLAMATLAAGAVLSPDSRTFAQQAQPAKIPVGTVAAEKRAIEKTADFVGRIEAVNRVDVRARVTGYLDEVLFRDGANVKEGTPLFRIERAPFEAAVEQAQGALERAQGTLKNAIVQRQRAEDLLRTSAGSEAVRDQRVADEQGARGDQITAEANLKTAQINLGYTEIRSPIAGRIGRTKLTKGNVVGPDSGVLVQIVSSDPMYVTFPVSQREFLGLKTNNVTEGKGAPFVSLKFADGTAYDQKGRVDFVDVSVDRATDTVLVRAEIPNPDNKLIDGTLVRVTVQAEKSEEKVLIPQSALIADQQGGYVFAVEDGKAVVKRVKIGAEIGAYVTVEQGLVGNEQIVVEGLQNLRPGSPVLASPVAPPAGRS; this comes from the coding sequence ATGCCTGTATTTTCGCTGCGCTCGAAGGGGCGGCTGCGCTCTGGACTTCTCTGCCTCGCAATGGCGACACTGGCCGCCGGCGCCGTCCTGAGCCCCGACAGTCGCACCTTCGCCCAGCAAGCTCAGCCGGCGAAGATTCCGGTGGGCACCGTTGCAGCCGAAAAGCGGGCCATCGAGAAGACCGCCGACTTCGTGGGTCGAATCGAAGCCGTCAATCGCGTTGATGTCCGGGCTCGCGTAACGGGCTATCTGGACGAAGTGCTGTTCCGGGACGGTGCAAACGTCAAGGAAGGCACGCCCCTCTTCCGCATCGAGCGGGCCCCGTTCGAGGCAGCCGTCGAGCAAGCCCAGGGCGCACTTGAGCGCGCACAGGGCACCCTGAAAAATGCCATCGTCCAGCGCCAGCGCGCCGAGGATCTCCTGCGCACCAGCGCCGGCTCCGAAGCCGTCCGCGATCAGCGCGTCGCCGACGAACAGGGTGCGCGGGGCGACCAGATCACCGCAGAAGCCAATCTGAAGACCGCGCAGATCAACCTCGGCTACACCGAGATCAGATCGCCGATCGCCGGCCGGATCGGCCGAACAAAGCTCACCAAAGGCAACGTCGTCGGCCCCGACAGCGGCGTGCTGGTGCAGATCGTCAGCAGCGACCCGATGTATGTCACCTTCCCCGTCAGCCAGCGCGAATTCCTCGGGCTGAAGACGAACAACGTCACGGAAGGGAAGGGCGCCCCATTCGTCAGTCTCAAATTCGCGGACGGCACGGCCTATGACCAGAAGGGCCGCGTCGACTTCGTCGACGTCTCGGTCGACCGTGCCACCGACACGGTCCTGGTGCGCGCCGAGATTCCGAACCCGGACAACAAGCTCATCGACGGCACGCTCGTGCGCGTCACCGTCCAGGCCGAGAAATCCGAAGAAAAGGTGCTGATCCCGCAATCGGCGCTGATCGCCGATCAGCAAGGCGGCTATGTCTTCGCGGTCGAGGACGGCAAGGCCGTGGTCAAGCGCGTCAAGATCGGTGCCGAAATCGGCGCCTATGTCACCGTCGAGCAGGGCCTCGTCGGCAACGAGCAGATCGTCGTCGAAGGGCTGCAGAACCTGCGGCCGGGATCTCCGGTCCTGGCTTCACCCGTCGCTCCGCCGGCCGGCCGGAGCTGA